From a single Xyrauchen texanus isolate HMW12.3.18 chromosome 26, RBS_HiC_50CHRs, whole genome shotgun sequence genomic region:
- the LOC127619884 gene encoding ceramide synthase 2-like, translating to MLSRLSEWFWNERLWFPGDLGWADLENRDGLTYAKATDLWATLPIALAFLIIRQIFERTVAIRLATALGVKEKVRVQAAYNPTLESYFSITTKNPTQSEIVSLGKKTGYSERQIHRWFKRRRNEERPNQLKKFKEASWRFTFYLLAFIAGLAALIDKPWLYKMEEMWNGFPVLTLLPSQYWYYMIELGFYIALLFSVASDVKRKDFKEQIVHHVATILLISFSWCVNYIRAGTLIMLVHDSADYLLESAKMFNYAGWRKMCNYIFIVFAVIFIITRLIILPFWILHCTWVYPVTVYPPFFGYYFFNGLLFVLQCLHIFWAVLILRMAIKFLPGNNIVEDERSDREETDSEDEEEGEKDGRAPTKNGPVLNGYSPLNNNHHRKTE from the exons ATGTTATCCAGGCTGAGTGAGTGGTTCTGGAACGAGAGACTATGGTTTCCAGGAGACCTGGGATGGGCTGACTTGGAGAATCGTGATGGACTCACCTATGCCAAAGCAACCGACCTCTGGGCGACCCTGCCCATTGCCCTCGCCTTCCTCATTATACGACAGATCTTTGAAAG GACAGTGGCCATTCGACTGGCCACAGCTTTGGGTGTAAAGGAGAAAGTCAGAGTGCAAGCGGCATATAACCCCACTTTGGAGTCATACTTCAGCATCACGACTAAAAATCCCACAcag AGTGAAATTGTGAGTTTAGGTAAAAAGACAGGCTACTCAGAAAGACAAATCCACAGATGGTTCAAGAGACGAAGAAATGAAGAGAGACCCAACCAGCTCAAGAAGTTCAAAGAGGCCAG TTGGAGATTTACCTTTTACCTTCTTGCTTTCATTGCTGGCCTTGCTGCTCTTATTGAT AAACCCTGGCTCTACAAAATGGAGGAGATGTGGAATGGGTTTCCAGTGCTG acGCTGCTGCCATCTCAGTACTGGTATTACATGATTGAACTGGGATTTTACATCGCGCTTCTCTTCAGTGTCGCGTCAGATGTCAAGCGAAAA GACTTTAAAGAGCAAATCGTTCACCATGTTGCCACCATTCTGCTGATTAGTTTCTCATGGTGTGTGAACTACATCAGAGCAGGAACGCTCATTATGCTGGTGCATGACTCAGCCGACTATCTGCTTGAG TCTGCCAAGATGTTTAACTACGCCGGCTGGAGAAAGATGTGCAACTACATATTCATCGTATTTGCtgtcatcttcatcatcaccagACTCATAATCCTCCCATTTTG gatctTGCATTGTACCTGGGTGTATCCAGTGACTGTATATCCTCCGTTCTTTGGCTATTACTTCTTCAATGGGCTGCTTTTTGTGCTGCAGTGTCTGCACATCTTCTGGGCCGTACTCATCCTGCGTATGGCCATCAAATTCCTGCCAGGCAAT AATATTGTGGAGGACGAGAGGAGTGACCGAGAAGAAACAGACTCAGAGGACGAAGAGGAAGGTGAGAAAGACGGGAGAGCACCAACTAAAAACGGACCAGTGCTGAACGGCTACTCCCCCCTAAACAACAACCATCACCGCAAGACTGAGTGA